GTTGTACTGGAGCGCAAGCCAGTACTCTCTCAGTCCCCTCTGGGCACGCATGTAATCTGGATAATACTCTCTCACGAGCTCCCAAAATGCGCGGGAGTGCTTTTGGAACTTGAGGTGGGCCACCTCGTGGATTATGATGTAGTCCCTAAGTTCCTCTGGCAGCGCCATAAGCATCAGGTTAAAGCTTAGATTTCCTTTCTCAGAGCAACTCGCCCATTTAGTCCTCTGGAAGCGGATGTAGATTTTTCTGTACTTTACCCCAAAGACCGATGAAAAGAGTCTCACCTTGAATTCCAGCTCTTCTCTCAGCTGGCTTTTCAGCCATCTTTTTAGCATCCCCAAATCGTCCTTGGGCAGGAGAACCACGTGAAACTTTGGATTAACCCCGAACTCCTCCGACTCGATGAGTTCGTAGAACTCCCCGTCGAGTATGAGCTTATTGGAAAGCTGGAGAAACTTCATCTTGGCTTCTTCGATTTCCCTTAACTTCTTCTCTATCCACTCCTTCTTTCTCTTCACCAGATCCTCAGCCTCTGCATTCGGTGGGACTATTACCTTAACCTCCCCAAGGGGGCTTATCTCGATGCGGGGATACTTAACGTCCCTCCGAATTACGCGGTACTCTACCCCCACCTTTTGATCACCTCTAGGAGCTCGTTGCGCGTCTTGATGATGTCGTCGCATTCCTCCTTATATTCCCTTACAATGAAGAGCATAACCTTCCGCGAGACTTCGCTGACGATCTCGGTTTTCTCTGTCCAGCGGGGGAACCTGAGCCCCCCGGTCTCCTTGAGCAACTTTCTAACCCCTCTGATCAGCTCGTTAGTATTGGTCTTTACGTGCTTCTTTCTTCCTTCTTGTGCCTCCAAGCTTCGATTATCCTCTCTACCTGCTCAACCAAGTCCTCCGTTAAAGGTCCCTTGTGGGTGTTTACGTAGTGTCTGACCGAGAATATGAGGTTGGTAAACGCTCTCCGCTTATCCCTCTCCCT
Above is a window of Thermococcus celericrescens DNA encoding:
- a CDS encoding M48 family metallopeptidase; its protein translation is MGVEYRVIRRDVKYPRIEISPLGEVKVIVPPNAEAEDLVKRKKEWIEKKLREIEEAKMKFLQLSNKLILDGEFYELIESEEFGVNPKFHVVLLPKDDLGMLKRWLKSQLREELEFKVRLFSSVFGVKYRKIYIRFQRTKWASCSEKGNLSFNLMLMALPEELRDYIIIHEVAHLKFQKHSRAFWELVREYYPDYMRAQRGLREYWLALQYNEVWRKLREV